The following nucleotide sequence is from Cucumis melo cultivar AY chromosome 1, USDA_Cmelo_AY_1.0, whole genome shotgun sequence.
TCACCCTTTTTTCTCGATCGCTCTTTCAATCCCCTCTCCTTTCCCGGCGcctctttccttttcttctaccctttcccgccaggttcgttttcttttctttgtttctagAATGGATTGCTTTTGAGTTGTTTCTGGTTTTAAGCACtgccctttttcttttttcccctcCCCCCTCAATCCCGGGGTTTTCAGTTCTGTGATTGATTGGTGTCTCTAGGGTTTTTTGCTGCCACTCTTGGGTGTTTTGCTGCTTGAGCTGAATTGGGTGTTTCGAATTTTTCGTTTTTTGGTTCTCGTTGAATTTGAAGAAGGAGACGTTTTTTTTGGAGGCTGGGGTTGGGGGTTCTTCTGAAATTATGTTTCCTGCTTGTTTTATTATTGGCTTCGAGTTCAGATgggtttgttgttttcttttggATGAGAGTGGTTTTAGCGTGGTCAATAAAGGGATTTGGCTAGTTTCTGTTTTGTCTTCTCGATACAATTCTTTCCAAAATTGTAACCAGTATCTCTTTTAGTTTATGGTTTTTGGATAGATTTTATGGCTCAAATTTTGGATTTGTTGTGTGCAGGATTTGCTAACAAACTTACAAAATGTTCTGGATGTTTTTCtatattagattttttttttttttttgtagtgaCCCAATTAGTCCTCCAAGTTCTATTAAATTAACTTCTTCTAGTAAAAAAATGGTGGGGTATGCGAGTTTGAACCTCCAACCTCAAGGATGGAGTATTGCTAAGCTACGCTTATGTTGGGCTAATTATATTTACTTCCTCCTTTAAACAAACCGTTTAGTGATAACACATCTTGTATGTATTCATAAAtcctatatattttttttgttttatgagTATGTCCAATGGAGTTTGCATATTTGTGCGTTATTCCTTTGTTTGACTCGTACGAAAGAAAACCCAGATTTGGTTcacttcctttttcttttttataagcCATGGGTTTTTAGCCTTCTCTGTTTGATTGTTCAAAGCATTTTTATGATTATTGGCTCGGAATTATAATCTCACTACTTTTTGGGGTTTTATGATTGCAGTTATAATGTTACATTGTTCCAAGGAAGAGTGATACATGGAATCTGAAGATAAGAAATTTGGCCGAGGTAACTGTTGatatattttgtcaatttagtCCCTTCTCCCCTGTACAATGGCATGTTTAAAGAGTGTGGCATTGCTGggtatatacatttgatggtttTACGTTTAGAAATCTCTAGATGTTTTCTGATGATACTATATTATCCTAAATGACATGCCTTTTTTGGGTGAAAACATGCCCTTGTGTTATCTTCTATGTACCTGAGAACATTATAATCCTTTCCCTGAAAAGATGCCCTTGGGTGAAACCATGTTCTAGTTGTTAACACTTTGCCAACTAGAGACAGACAAAGAGGTCTGCTCTTCTCCTTTCCCTTTATAATCCTTTCCAAACATTGCAAGTTGCAACTGTATTTTGGAGGAGTTGGAGTTGAGTTTTGTATGGGGGTGTAATTCTGACCTGTTCTCTTTTTACTTATCCCTTGGAGGAATTCCTGTCCCCTGTTGGGCCGCTTGGGCCCATATTTTATAGAAGATTCTTGTGAGATTGACTGAGTGGAAAGGGTCACCAATATTTCATGAAGCCATCCTTGCCTCTCATTTCCTTTCTGTCAATGTCTAACTTTCATTAGTTTCTGGAATTGTTTCAGTATATTTCCTATCTTTCTTCTTGATTATATTAACTAAAAGCTCATATTAATCACCTTCAGTGTTCGAATCGTATCATTCTTCTTCTACCCTAAATCTTTTTCTACCACAAAGGAAGATATAGTTGTTAATCTCTTCAATACTGTTAAAACTTTTAAATCTTTCTTCATGTCTGAATTTAGTCTAAGGAACACTAGATGTTGGGAGTGAGCTATGATGACTTGATAGTTCTTTATTTAGTCTCTCTTTTAGGCTTGAGCAATGAAATGGCCACGTCTTACTAAGGTCTTTCTATAACTGGAAGCTCAAAGTGAGACAAGAAAGGACTTTCTGTAATTGAGGACTTGAAGTttcttaaattttggattttgtACTGAAAAAACTTTGAAACGGAGTGTTCATTGCAGTAAGTGAATGAGTTCTGTACCCAATTTTGAGCTAAACTCTTAGGATTTCTGAGACAGAGTGTTCATTGCAGTTTCCACCTAAAATTGCATATGGTCTATGCCATGCCATGAGAATTTCATTTTAAGATCTTCAAGATTtctgaagagaatgaatctttcaAGGTTCTCTGTTTTCTTTAAAGCAATTATGGTTTTTCTCTGCAATGGTTCAATGTTACCTCTGCAGTCCTTCTACCCCCCggaataaaataaaacaattctttcttcatttttgttTAGTTTTATGAATATAATTACTATAACTTCTTTTGTCTCTTCATGTTGTACATTTTAAATCTTCAATTGATTTTTTCTTATCACTtagctttttctttcttttgttagTATATTGTTTTTATTGCTTTGATTTCAATGTAATTGAAAGGAACATGGAAGTACAAGTTATACTGTTTTTTGATCCATCTTGTTCATTTtctattgatatttataatctTGTCACCTGAATTTCGGTGTATTTTTATTTGTACCTTTAGGACCTAGGGAACTAACTGGTGCTGTGGATCTTATAAGTCACTACAAGTTGTTGCCTCACCATGATTTTTTCTGCAAGAAGTCACTTCCATTGTCAATTTCAGACACACATTATCTTCATAACGTGGTTGGAGACACAGAAATTAGAAAAGGAGAAGGGATGCAGTTGAATCAACTCATACAGAATACTTCTTACCCTAGAGAGACTAATGCCCGTATACAGCCATTTGATCAAGATATTCTCATAGAAGCCTTCCAACTGAGGGAAACTGGTCCTGTTGATCTGCCTTCTGTAAGAAATCTATTATTAGAATTGTTAAAATGAGCCACTTTCTTCAGCTTTCTTCCAGCAGATAGAACTTAGATGTTAACAAGGCAACGGGTCTGATTATCAGCATTTCTCATCCTGATTCTTTTCTCTGCAAGTGATGGgtccatttctttttctttggttAGGCCGAGAAGGGTGTTCCTACTATTCCAGGGAAGTCAAAAAGCGAGTCCAAAGATAAAGACAGAAAGCACAAGAAGCACAAAGATAGGGATAAGGAGAAGGATAGAGAGCATAAGAAGCACAAGCATCGACATAAAGACAGGAGTAAGGATAAAGACAAGgacaagaagaaagacaaaagtGGCCATCAAGATTCTGGTGCTGATCATTCTAAGAAGCATCATGAAAAGGTTGGAAAACATTTACTCTTTTCCAGCTCCCTTGTAAAATACCAACTACCAAGATTTGATAACAGTGGGATGGTCCAGGGGTAGATTGTCATTGACATTAACATTATGGACTTATCAGTTTATCCCAATTCCTAGTTTGTTGTTAAGGTTACAAGGTTACCCCTTTCactgattttttttctttttctgtttgaTCTAGACTATCAAACCCATAGTTTTGCCCTGAGGCCGGGGAATTGAAAAGTTAATTGATTTGTACCATATTTTCTCTCCTAAAGTAGTCTTTTTGTGTTTCACCACCAAACTAATATACAATTGTTGTGCATGTAGCCAAATAAGCTGGTTCTTAATTTCTAACTTCTCTTAATTTTCAGAAAAGGAAGCACGATGGGGAAGATGATATTAATGACATTCATAGGCACAAAAAAAGTAAGGTAATATGAAGTCCATTTTTTTCAGCTCTAGAATGCTTGCACTGTGGAGCAATTATCCGGGTCAACTTTTATCTTCTTAATCCATGTTTTGACTTTTCAATTTATAGTTATCCTACTAAAAGCCTTCTGCATTTCATTTATGCAGCATAAGGCCtcaaaaattgaagaaatggGAGTGATAAAGGTAGCTGGCTGACATTGTGGAATAATCTAGGTCATTTATTTCCTCGTATGGTTGTAGAAAGATTGGTGGAATTTTCACTTAATGTTGTCAAAAATACTTGAggtatatttatatttttcaaatatattatatattcaaTTGTTCTTCATTTGATTAAAGTTTTTTTGCATTCATGGTTTTTTGTCATTTTACTTTTCATTTGgagatgatttttcttttaatacgAAACTGGACTTCCATTGAGAAAAATAGATGCACACATAGAAGAAATGAAGTCCAACTAAAAAAGGCAGTCCTAGAACTAACTACAAAAAGTCTGCGAATTTTGAAAAGTTGCTTCGGAATACTGTTGCTCCTATAGGATCGCATACAGAAGCATTGACACCCATCTACCATATAAATTGAAACTTTTTCATTAAGAGTCTACAAAAAGACATCTCAACTATAGTTGGCTACTTAGGAGTATAACTTCAAAATGTGCTGGACTAGGTATCAAAGAGGGTTGGAACTTAGCATGCCCAGTGTCTCCCAGGCTCTATAGAATGCCTTAAAAGAAATTaaggtttgtttttttttttttttaatttttatttttttttttaaattttaaaatttatatttaataattattaattaattaattttttttcttttcaaaatgcaAGAGATTCCATGTATTTTTATCTGTTGTATTGTGGAAATTAAGTTGTTTCTCTTCCTCTAGTTTTTTGAAGGGTTCCTGGAAAGTTCCTAGACCAAAGTTCCTTTTTACATTAGATTGCACGAAAGCTTTTTCTCTGGTGTAGTATACTTTAGTGGAGCTTTTGCAGGGTCTGTGGTTAATGATAGTACTGTGTGTGGAAAAGTTATCAATTTGTAGTGGTTTGTAGATTGGAATTGCTTCTCTATCTAGTGGGTTTAGGAGGTAGAAAGGAGGTATTATGGTTTCTGTAGGCATAGGCTTTTACAAGGTTGGGCGGAAGGTCCCGGGGGAATGTTAGGAAAGTTTTGATCGAAGTCTGGTTGTAGAATTTTAGAGCATGTGGGGCCAAAAGATGGTAGAACCAGTGTGTCTGGTTGTTTCAAACAAGACAAGAGAAAAGAAAACTCTCGTTGTAAAGTAGAAAAAGGTCCCAATGATTAAAAAACAATTCTATATCATTGAGCAGTCTAAAACAATTGGATAAGATATTATTTAACTAGCTAACTGAAGCATAACTCAACTACTTAAGACATATTTTGGACCAGAAGACTAGAAGTTAGAATCTCCATCCCAATTTGTGTCGATACCATGGACCGGCTAAGCAAGATGCCCGTGGATTTCTTGATCTCCTTATTGGTGTCGTCTACATCAGAATAGCTTTGAATCAGTGAACCATCTCTTTTTTCGCTGCCAATTTGCTCGTGCTTTATGGACAGAAATTTTCAGTGCCTTTAGATGGAACTTAGCTCTCTCTCGTGACACTATGGAATGGATCCGATTGTGTCTTGGATCATCCCTTCAAGGGTGACTAGGAAAACTTATGGACTAgcttcagaaaaaaaaaatgcatcacTGAACTAAGTTACTACCATGGGGTCTAGAGTCGATGGAAAACTC
It contains:
- the LOC103489709 gene encoding mediator of RNA polymerase II transcription subunit 19a-like isoform X1, whose protein sequence is MESEDKKFGRGPRELTGAVDLISHYKLLPHHDFFCKKSLPLSISDTHYLHNVVGDTEIRKGEGMQLNQLIQNTSYPRETNARIQPFDQDILIEAFQLRETGPVDLPSAEKGVPTIPGKSKSESKDKDRKHKKHKDRDKEKDREHKKHKHRHKDRSKDKDKDKKKDKSGHQDSGADHSKKHHEKKRKHDGEDDINDIHRHKKSKHKASKIEEMGVIKLLMRVNLPVLGYVEANVKKKKKIGGMNFCNITNNGV
- the LOC103489709 gene encoding mediator of RNA polymerase II transcription subunit 19a-like isoform X3, which gives rise to MESEDKKFGRGPRELTGAVDLISHYKLLPHHDFFCKKSLPLSISDTHYLHNVVGDTEIRKGEGMQLNQLIQNTSYPRETNARIQPFDQDILIEAFQLRETGPVDLPSAEKGVPTIPGKSKSESKDKDRKHKKHKDRDKEKDREHKKHKHRHKDRSKDKDKDKKKDKSGHQDSGADHSKKHHEKKRKHDGEDDINDIHRHKKSKHKASKIEEMGVIKSSF
- the LOC103489709 gene encoding mediator of RNA polymerase II transcription subunit 19a-like isoform X2 — protein: MESEDKKFGRGPRELTGAVDLISHYKLLPHHDFFCKKSLPLSISDTHYLHNVVGDTEIRKGEGMQLNQLIQNTSYPRETNARIQPFDQDILIEAFQLRETGPVDLPSAEKGVPTIPGKSKSESKDKDRKHKKHKDRDKEKDREHKKHKHRHKDRSKDKDKDKKKDKSGHQDSGADHSKKHHEKKRKHDGEDDINDIHRHKKSKHKASKIEEMGVIKVSKRVGT